One genomic segment of Vigna unguiculata cultivar IT97K-499-35 unplaced genomic scaffold, ASM411807v1 contig_212, whole genome shotgun sequence includes these proteins:
- the LOC114171363 gene encoding uncharacterized protein LOC114171363, producing the protein MEFSVRAAELTTLLESRITNFYTNFQVDEIGRVVSVGDGIARVYGLNEIQAGEMVEFASGVKGIALNLENENVGIVVFGSDTAIKEGDLVKRTGSIVDVPAGKAMLGRVVDALGVPIDGRGALSDHERRRVEVKAPGIIERKSVHEPMQTGLKAVDSLVPIGRGQRELIIGDRQTGKTAIAIDTILNQKQMNSRATSESETLYCVYVAIGQKRSTVAQLVQILSEANALEYSILVAATASDPAPLQFLAPYSGCAMGEYFRDNGMHALIIYDDLSKQAVAYRQMSLLLRRPPGREAFPGDVFYLHSRLLERAAKRSDQTGAGSLTALPVIETQAGDVSAYIPTNVISITDGQICLETELFYRGIRPAINVGLSVSRVGSAAQLKAMKQVCGSLKLELAQYREVAAFAQFGSDLDAATQALLNRGARLTEVLKQPQYAPLPIEKQILVIYAAVNGFLDRMLLAMAIQRISSIYYEIWTCVLVFFIASVFIGQNYAACDGVGVDGPPSPPTVGTNHPNPAPLFEAPMVPPAPVPPEIPTLPEPLLSDEVRGDVLYSRYGLLNFGGDANLQRMTSTITNQVIVERYVEAALVEDGFDPLSILDRYRDLRQQIHSPRGELLSERAYRAYVDQIRELGTRQSVPYRRVIDAITSSRLLLDRAGGRWI; encoded by the coding sequence ATGGAATTCTCTGTAAGAGCTGCGGAACTAACCACTCTATTAGAAAGTAGAATTACCAACTTTTACACAAATTTTCAAGTGGATGAGATCGGTCGAGTGGTCTCCGTTGGAGATGGGATTGCACGTGTTTATGGATTGAACGAGATTCAAGCTGGGGAAATGGTTGAATTTGCCAGCGGTGTGAAAGGAATAGCGTTGAATCTTGAGAATGAGAATGTCGGAATTGTGGTCTTTGGTAGTGATACCGCTATAAAAGAAGGAGATCTTGTCAAACGCACTGGATCTATTGTGGATGTTCCTGCGGGAAAGGCTATGCTAGGGCGTGTGGTCGACGCGTTGGGAGTACCTATTGATGGAAGAGGGGCTCTAAGCGATCACGAGCGAAGACGTGTCGAAGTGAAAGCCCCTGGTATTATTGAACGTAAATCTGTGCACGAGCCTATGCAAACAGGGTTAAAAGCGGTAGATAGCCTGGTTCCTATAGGCCGTGGTCAACGAGAACTTATAATCGGGGACCGACAAACTGGAAAAACAGCTATTGCTATCGATACCATATTAAATCAAAAGCAAATGAACTCAAGGGCCACCTCAGAGAGTGAGACATTGTATTGTGTCTATGTAGCGATTGGACAGAAACGCTCAACTGTGGCACAATTAGTTCAAATTCTTTCAGAAGCGAATGCTTTAGAATATTCCATTCTTGTAGCAGCCACCGCTTCGGATCCTGCACCTCTGCAATTTCTGGCCCCATATTCTGGGTGTGCCATGGGGGAATATTTCCGCGATAATGGAATGCACGCATTAATAATCTATGATGATCTTAGTAAACAGGCCGTGGCATATCGACAAATGTCATTATTGTTACGCCGACCACCAGGCCGTGAGGCTTTCCCAGGCGATGTTTTCTATTTACATTCCCGTCTCTTAGAAAGAGCCGCTAAACGATCGGACCAGACAGGTGCAGGTAGCTTGACCGCCTTACCCGTCATTGAAACACAAGCGGGAGACGTATCGGCCTATATTCCAACCAATGTGATCTCCATTACTGATGGACAAATATGTTTGGAAACAGAGCTCTTTTATCGCGGAATTAGACCTGCTATTAACGTCGGCTTATCTGTCAGTCGCGTCGGGTCTGCCGCTCAGTTGAAAGCTATGAAACAAGTCTGCGGTAGTTTAAAACTTGAATTGGCACAATATCGCGAAGTCGCCGCCTTTGCTCAATTTGGCTCAGACCTTGATGCTGCGACTCAGGCATTACTCAATAGAGGTGCAAGGCTTACAGAAGTACTGAAACAACCACAATATGCACCACTTccaattgaaaaacaaattctaGTCATTTATGCAGCTGTCAATGGATTCTTGGATCGAATGCTTTTGGCGATGGCGATCCAGCGGATAAGTTccatatattatgaaatatggacGTGCGTCCTAGTGTTCTTCATCGCCTCGGTATTCATAGGACAAAACTATGCCGCGTGCGATGGGGTGGGAGTGGACGGACCACCGTCCCCGCCTACAGTAGGCACAAATCACCCCAACCCTGCTCCTCTCTTCGAGGCTCCTATGGTTCCTCCCGCGCCTGTGCCCCCCGAAATTCCTACTTTGCCAGAACCTCTGCTATCAGATGAGGTTCGAGGTGACGTACTTTATTCAAGGTATGGTCTCCTCAATTTCGGGGGGGATGCCAATCTCCAGCGTATGACCTCGACTATAACCAACCAGGTGATAGTCGAACGCTACGTCGAGGCAGCATTGGTAGAGGATGGGTTTGACCCACTTTCTATACTTGATAGGTATAGGGACCTTCGGCAACAAATCCATTCTCCGCGGGGGGAACTTCTCTCGGAACGCGCCTATCGTGCCTATGTTGATCAAATCAGAGAGCTGGGCACCAGACAGAGCGTTCCCTATAGGCGCGTAATAGACGCCATTACCAGCTCTCGTCTTCTTTTGGACAGGGCTGGTGGTAGGTGGATTTAA